The Mycobacterium haemophilum DSM 44634 sequence CCATCGTGACCTACACCCTCGACCGGCTCGGCCGGAACCTTCGCGAAGTGCTGAATCTCGTCCACGACCTCAACGAGAAGAAGATCGGTATGCGTACGCTGGCCGACCGATAACTTCAGTTAGACATGTAAGTGAGGCTAAGCTGGGGCAATGACTTCACTTCGCCCCGTCACCTACGAGAACGTTCGTTGGAAACCACAGGGGAGGCGGTACGCGAGCGCGGCGCTGCCCAAGTACGGCACCTACCACCCCGCTGTGCCGGCTAACATTGCTGACCTGGTCCTGGACTTGCCACCGCCCGTGTTCGCAGACGCCGAGTCCGCAAGCCACGAGATCATACGTTTCGATGCCGAACTCGGAGGCGACATCGCACCGTTTGCCGCCGTATTGCTGCGGTCGGAATCTGCCGCAAGCTCGCAGATCGAGAACTTGACTGCATCAGCCCGCGCTATCGCCGAGGCCGAGCTGCCCGGTGGCAAGGCCAAGCGCAACGCTGAGATGATCGTCGCCAACACCGCTGCGATGCAAGCAGCGGTCGCCCTGTCCGACACCGTTGATGCCGACGCCATTCTGGCGATACACCGCGCGTTGACGGTCAACGAGCCACGCCATACGCCAGGAGAATTCCGCACCGAGCCAGTGTGGATCGGCGGCGGCTCCACCCCCATCGGCGCAACATTCGTCGGCCCGCGCCACGGAGTGGTCCCCGGCGCGATTGGCGACCTAATCGCCTTCGCACAGCGCACCGACGTTCCCACGCTGCCGCAGATCGCGGTGGGCCATGCACAGTTCGAGACCATTCACCCCTTCACCGACGGGAACGGGCGCACGGGACGCGCATTGGTACAAGCCATGCTGCGCAACAAAGGCCTGACCCGCCAGGTGACGGTGCCGGTCTCGGCCGGGCTGCTTGCCGACACAGGCGCTTACTTCGCCGCACTGACCACCTACCGCGATGGTGACGCCGGGCCGATTGTCGAGTGCTTCTCGCAGGCCAGCGTCCTGGCTATCGCGAACGGACGTCAACTGGTCGCCGACCTTCACGGTATTCGGGAGACCTGGAACGGCGTGATCACCGCGCGGTCCGACTCGGCGGTGTGGAAGGTCGCGGATTTGTTGACTCGCCGTCCGGTCGTGAACGCTGCGCTACTGGCGCAGGAGCTGGGCATCGAGTCCACCAACGCGCACCGCTACCTCAACCCGCTCACCGAGGCGGGAATCCTCGTTGAGACGACCAGTGGACCCCGCAACCGAGTGTGGCGTTCCCCTGAAGTGCTCGCCGCGCTCGACGCGTTCGCCGAGCGGGCCGGGCGGCGAGGCTGATCGCCGTTTTCGTGGGCGGGGTCAACTGAGCTGACCCACGCCCACCACTCGGCGGCACAGGTTTATGAGCGGTCGACGTGCCGGCTCTGGTCACTGACCGGAAGCGGCGAGATGTCTTCAGCAGCCATGTCGAGCACGCGGATCTCCCCCGCGCTGCCGTCGATCTCGACAAGCGCACCGGGCGGGAGACGGCGAGTGGCGCCCTGGACGTCAACCACACAGGGGAACCCGAACTCGCGGGCCACCACGGCGGCGTGTGACATTGGACCGCCGAGCTCGGTTACCACAGCCGCGGCGTAGCAGAAGGCCGCGGTGTAGCCGACATCGGTGACCTCGGCGACCAGAATCTCGCCGGGTTGCAGGTCGTCGATGGTCTCGGGCCGCACGATCCGCACCCGGCCGCGGACCCGTCCGCCGCAGACTCCGACACCGCGCAGCGTGTCCCCGACGCCCAACGAGCTCGACGACGTGGTCGATGGCTGCCAGCTGCCGCTGAATACTGTCGGCGGAACGATGGCTGCCAACCTGTGTTGTTCGGCTCGGCGTCGGCCAACCAGTCCCGCAACGTCCGCCGGCAGTCGGTCAAGTTCGTCGAGCTCGTCGACCAATAGGTAGAACACGTCATCGGCGGTGCCGAAAACACCGGCGTCGGTCAGCCGGCGCCCATACTCACGCAGCAGACCGCGCAGCACCCAGATGGCGCGCACCATTTTGTCGCGGCGGACTTCGCGGTCGCGGAGTTGGCGCGCGGCCAGCAACGCAACAGGTCTGGCCCGCAACGGAATCCGCGCATGCTGGGGCGGCGGCGCAGCAGGCGCGCTCAATGCCTTGGCCACCATGCGGACCAGCAATTCGGGATCGTCGGCGTAGCTGGTCGACAGCATCTCAACCTCGGCCGGACCTCGATGCCCGATCAGCGCCAGTTCGGCCAGTACCGCAGCATGAAACTCAGGAGCCTGGACAGCCAACACATCAAGGCGCTTGCCGAGTTCAGCCAGCAGGCGTGTTACGTTCGGGTCGCGCCGCGCCGCGCTGACCAGTCGTTGCACCGCCTCCACCGATCGCGCACTGACCAATTCCGGCCCAGCCTGTGGCGCGGCATCTCGCCCACACAGGCCCCGCAACAACACATTGAACGCAGCGCACAACATGAATGACCCCGAGGCCAACACCCAGCCGTGCACGACGTGATCACGTGCCAACAAGATCAAACTCAGTAACCGGCGATCGTCGAGTTGGGTGACATCAACGCCGGCAAGATGTTCCAGACGATCGACATCATCGATGTAGTCGCGGGTGTCTCGGGGTGAACCGGCGCTCAGGCCAATGAGGTTGCCGCCGAAGACCCCGATGTTGCGGAGGGTACGCAGCTGCTTTCGGACTCGGCTGGATTCAGAAGGCGGACGTTGCGCACCGAAGATCGGCAACGACGCCATGCTGGGCCCAAAGAATCCACTGTTGCTGATGATGGTTGCGGGTTTCGCGAATGGAACGGTTTCGGCCATGAAATGCCCCGACGTGATGCCCCCATACAGCCGGTGGGCGAACACCGCGACGGTGCGCATGGCGATTTCCCGCTGAATCACGCCACCGGGCCGCAATCGTTCGGCAATGCCCACGCCGCCGGCGCGCAGGCCACGCACGGTCACGGACGCCGACGACGGCGAGAACGGGCCGGGCAGGGCCTCGGACAAATTGGTGGCCAGGAAGGTTGGGAAACGCGGGTCGATTGGGGTGTCGAATTCGCCGTTATCTCCTTCTGGGCCAACAAATCTAGGCACCACCCCGTCTTCAGACGGCACGTCGACGGCAGGCAAGTCCTGGATATTGGCCAATCGCCAGGGCACTGACACCAGCCGCTCACCCAACGAAACCCGGCCGCGCACCGCCAATGCGAAGTCGTCGACACATTCATCGGCGTTCCAGGCCGGCACGAATCCCCACTCGTCGCGCAGCCGTGAAGTATCCATCAATGGTGCGCTCTGCAGGAGTTCTAGCTCGGCCAATAAGCTGAGGCGTCGCAGTACCGTCAACCGCGAGCCCAGCGGCACGATCGGCCGCCTGAGTGTGGCGGCGATCTGACGAAGCGTCGTCTCACCCGGTGCCGCGAGATTGACTGGGCCGCTATCGATCTCGGTGTCCATGATCGCGCGGATGAACAACCGAAGCGCATCGCCGGTGTGGATCACCTGCAGGGCGCGATCGGCGCCGATGTCGGGAATCATCGGCAAGGCCAGCACCCGACGCACCCAGTTGTCAACTCCTCGGCCGACGACTAGCGCCGAGCGGACCGCAACCCATTGCACGCCGGAGGCCGCCAGCATCT is a genomic window containing:
- a CDS encoding Fic family protein, whose translation is MTSLRPVTYENVRWKPQGRRYASAALPKYGTYHPAVPANIADLVLDLPPPVFADAESASHEIIRFDAELGGDIAPFAAVLLRSESAASSQIENLTASARAIAEAELPGGKAKRNAEMIVANTAAMQAAVALSDTVDADAILAIHRALTVNEPRHTPGEFRTEPVWIGGGSTPIGATFVGPRHGVVPGAIGDLIAFAQRTDVPTLPQIAVGHAQFETIHPFTDGNGRTGRALVQAMLRNKGLTRQVTVPVSAGLLADTGAYFAALTTYRDGDAGPIVECFSQASVLAIANGRQLVADLHGIRETWNGVITARSDSAVWKVADLLTRRPVVNAALLAQELGIESTNAHRYLNPLTEAGILVETTSGPRNRVWRSPEVLAALDAFAERAGRRG
- a CDS encoding sugar epimerase family protein; its protein translation is MRIAVTGASGVLGRGLAARLLSQGHDVVGIARHRPESWSSAAGFVAADIRDAVAVGRAVSGADVVAHCAWARRPQDQVNIEGARNVLDAMAKTGARRIVFASSAHVYGAATAPATEDDAMTSASTDGLHKARVEEMLAASGVQWVAVRSALVVGRGVDNWVRRVLALPMIPDIGADRALQVIHTGDALRLFIRAIMDTEIDSGPVNLAAPGETTLRQIAATLRRPIVPLGSRLTVLRRLSLLAELELLQSAPLMDTSRLRDEWGFVPAWNADECVDDFALAVRGRVSLGERLVSVPWRLANIQDLPAVDVPSEDGVVPRFVGPEGDNGEFDTPIDPRFPTFLATNLSEALPGPFSPSSASVTVRGLRAGGVGIAERLRPGGVIQREIAMRTVAVFAHRLYGGITSGHFMAETVPFAKPATIISNSGFFGPSMASLPIFGAQRPPSESSRVRKQLRTLRNIGVFGGNLIGLSAGSPRDTRDYIDDVDRLEHLAGVDVTQLDDRRLLSLILLARDHVVHGWVLASGSFMLCAAFNVLLRGLCGRDAAPQAGPELVSARSVEAVQRLVSAARRDPNVTRLLAELGKRLDVLAVQAPEFHAAVLAELALIGHRGPAEVEMLSTSYADDPELLVRMVAKALSAPAAPPPQHARIPLRARPVALLAARQLRDREVRRDKMVRAIWVLRGLLREYGRRLTDAGVFGTADDVFYLLVDELDELDRLPADVAGLVGRRRAEQHRLAAIVPPTVFSGSWQPSTTSSSSLGVGDTLRGVGVCGGRVRGRVRIVRPETIDDLQPGEILVAEVTDVGYTAAFCYAAAVVTELGGPMSHAAVVAREFGFPCVVDVQGATRRLPPGALVEIDGSAGEIRVLDMAAEDISPLPVSDQSRHVDRS